The Geothrix oryzae DNA window ACGCGGCCCTCGGCGCTCGTGGTGGTGCCTTCGTCCTCCTCGTGCAGGGCGGAGGGGAACACGATGTCGGCGTGCTGGGCGCTTTCGCTGAGGAAGAAATCCAGGCAGACGAAGAACTCCAGCTTGCTGAGGGCCTCGCGGGTGAATTGCGAGTCCGGCAGGGAGACCAGCGGGTTGAAGCAGAGGAGCATCAGGCCCTTGATCTCGCCGGCGTGGATGGCGTTCATGATCTCCTGGGCGCTCTGGCCCACGCCCGGCAGCTCTTCGTCGGTGCAGCCCCACACGCTGCAGATGTACTTCCGGTGCTCGGGGTTGCTGATGTCGCGGTTGCCCGGCAGCTGGTCGCACTTGTGGCCGTGCTCGCGACCGCCCTGGCCGTTGCCCTGGCCCGTGATGGTGGCGTAGCCGCAGCCGGGCCGGCCGATGCGCCCCGTGGCCAGCACCATGTTGATGCAGCCGAGGACATTCTCCACGCCCTTGCTCTGATGCTCGATGCCGCGGGCATGGAGCAGGAAGCTGGTCTTGGCCTCGCCCCAGATGCGGGCGGCCTTTTCGATCGCCTCCACGGGCAGGCCCGTCATCTGGCTGGTCCACTCGGGGGTGCAGTCCTTCACCGCCTCCAGGGCCTCCTCGAAGCCCTGGGTGTGGGCGCTCACGAAGTCCCAGTCGATGAGCTTCCACTTGTGGAGCAGGTGGAGGATGCCGTTGGTCAGCGCGGAATCCGTGCCCGGCTTCAGGGGCAGCACCAGGTCCGCGGTGCGGGCCAGGGGCGTGATGCGGGGATCCACCACGATGAGGAGGGCGCCGCGGTCGCGGGCCCGCCAGATGTAGTCCGTGGTGATGGGCGAGCACTCGGCCACATTGGACCCCGTCACCCAGATCACCTCGGCCAGCTCGATGTCGGCCCAGGAGTTGGCGGCGCGGTCGACTCCAAATGCTTTCTTGTTGCCCGCGCCGGCGCTCACCATGCAGAGGCGGCCGTTGTAGTCGAGGTTCCTGGTCTGGAGGCCCAGCCGGGCGAACTTGCCCGCCAGGTAGCTCTTCTCGTTGGTGAGCGACACGCCCGACAGCAGTGCGAAGGCGTCCTTGCCGTGCTGCTGTTGGATGCGCTGGATCTCGGCCGTCGTGCGCGCCATGGCCTCGTTCCAGTCCATGGGCTCGAAGCCGTTCTCCGTGCGCTTCATGGCCTTCGTGAGGCGGTCCGGGTGATTGCCCTGGAGGTAGCGCTTCACGCCCTTGGGGCAGAGCTTCCCCTGGTTGAAGGGGAACTCCTCCCAGGGGTCGAAGCCGATGACCTTGTTGTCCTTCACCTTGAGCTTGATGCCGCACTGCTGGCCGCAGAAACAGCAGTGGGTCTCCACCACCTTGTCGGGCGTGGGATCCGCCAGCCACCCTCCTGGCGGGGCCAGATTGAGATGGGGGCCGAACTGGGCACGGAGCTGATCCTGGGAGAGGGGAAGCGTGCTCATGGGGACCTCAGGCCTTCATGCTCGTGGGATCGGGAATGGGCTCGGCGTGCACGGGGATCGTGGCGAAGGGATCGAAGGCCCCGTGGAGCCGCACGCCCTGGGCCTTGGCCACGAGCCGCCGCTTGCAGCGGGGGCAGAGGTCGAGGTGGTGGACGCCGCCTCCGCCTTGGGCGCCGTGCCGCGCCCCGTCCAGGTCGAGTTCCTTCCACAGGGCCACCAGATCGCGGTGCTGGTTGGCC harbors:
- a CDS encoding molybdopterin oxidoreductase family protein — translated: MSTLPLSQDQLRAQFGPHLNLAPPGGWLADPTPDKVVETHCCFCGQQCGIKLKVKDNKVIGFDPWEEFPFNQGKLCPKGVKRYLQGNHPDRLTKAMKRTENGFEPMDWNEAMARTTAEIQRIQQQHGKDAFALLSGVSLTNEKSYLAGKFARLGLQTRNLDYNGRLCMVSAGAGNKKAFGVDRAANSWADIELAEVIWVTGSNVAECSPITTDYIWRARDRGALLIVVDPRITPLARTADLVLPLKPGTDSALTNGILHLLHKWKLIDWDFVSAHTQGFEEALEAVKDCTPEWTSQMTGLPVEAIEKAARIWGEAKTSFLLHARGIEHQSKGVENVLGCINMVLATGRIGRPGCGYATITGQGNGQGGREHGHKCDQLPGNRDISNPEHRKYICSVWGCTDEELPGVGQSAQEIMNAIHAGEIKGLMLLCFNPLVSLPDSQFTREALSKLEFFVCLDFFLSESAQHADIVFPSALHEEDEGTTTSAEGRVIKINKAVDCPGDARPDWQIMVELAKRLGRGRFFDHFTSPEAIFNELRVASKGGTADYAGISYEKIVKNMGIFWPCPTEDHPGTPRLFEGGKFFHPDGKAKFIPTPWRPPMEVVDDDYPIWLTTGRVVFHYLSGTQTRRIGFLVEQCPHPYLEIHPRLAEKYGLVEGDAVEITSRRGTMVLPAKVVKTIRPDTVFIPYHWAGALSANRLTARHLDPVSKIPEFKVSAVRLKKTTKDQFSPELADLQRMAFEARSTQSQMPEQVF